One region of Malania oleifera isolate guangnan ecotype guangnan chromosome 6, ASM2987363v1, whole genome shotgun sequence genomic DNA includes:
- the LOC131158378 gene encoding protein CANDIDATE G-PROTEIN COUPLED RECEPTOR 7-like, translating to MAFSSSPYRLYSVLFFLSISISSCLAEIRFSQIRSDGRPVIPFDEFGFTHTGRLELNVSKISFSNPVPPDVDLSRVGFFFCTKETWLHVLQQFETNQISCALQSEFVKVVYPFSRLNGAKSFDIVFSETVDDQFSLLFANCPQQFRISMDVRSAMYNLEGASDSRDYLSAGRTVLPKIYYMFSLIYFGLAGLWIHVLYKKRLTVFGIHFFMLAVVILKALNLLCEAEDKTYIKRTGSAHGWDVLFYIFSFLKGITLFTLIVLIGTGWSFLKPYLQDKEKKVLMIVIPLQVVANIAQVAIDESRPYGQDWVTWKQVFLLVDVVCCCAVLFPIVWSIKNMREAARTDGKAAVNLMKLTLFRHYYIVVICYIYFTRVVVYALEAITSYRYLWTSVVAGELATLAFYVFTGYKFKPEAHNPYFVVDDEEEEAAAEALKLEDEFEL from the coding sequence ATGGCCTTCTCCAGTTCCCCTTATCGCCTCTACTCTGTTCTTTTCTTCCTGTCCATTTCCATCTCCTCATGCCTCGCCGAGATTCGTTTCTCCCAGATCCGATCCGACGGCCGCCCAGTTATCCCCTTCGACGAATTCGGGTTCACTCACACTGGCCGCCTCGAGCTCAACGTGTCTAAGATCTCCTTCTCAAACCCTGTCCCGCCGGATGTCGACCTCTCCAGGGTTGGGTTCTTCTTCTGCACCAAGGAGACCTGGCTTCACGTCCTCCAGCAATTCGAGACCAACCAGATCTCCTGTGCTCTGCAATCGGAATTCGTGAAGGTTGTGTACCCCTTCAGCCGCCTCAATGGAGCCAAGAGTTTCGATATTGTGTTCTCCGAGACCGTTGACGATCAGTTCTCGCTCCTCTTCGCCAATTGCCCCCAGCAGTTTCGGATCTCCATGGATGTTCGCTCTGCGATGTATAATCTCGAGGGAGCGAGCGATAGCCGGGACTACTTATCGGCCGGCAGGACGGTTCTTCCGAAGATTTACTATATGTTCTCCTTGATATATTTTGGTCTGGCTGGTTTGTGGATTCACGTACTCTACAAGAAGAGATTGACTGTTTTCGGAATTCATTTCTTTATGCTCGCTGTAGTGATCTTGAAAGCTCTGAATCTTCTATGCGAAGCAGAGGACAAAACTTACATTAAGCGAACCGGTAGCGCGCACGGCTGGGACGTGTTGTTCTACATATTTAGCTTTTTGAAAGGAATCACTCTGTTTACGCTCATCGTGTTGATCGGCACGGGGTGGTCGTTTTTGAAACCTTACTTGCAGGACAAGGAAAAGAAGGTTTTGATGATCGTGATTCCTCTCCAGGTGGTAGCGAACATTGCTCAGGTTGCGATCGACGAGTCCAGGCCGTACGGGCAAGATTGGGTCACTTGGAAGCAGGTGTTCTTGCTGGTCGACGTGGTTTGTTGCTGCGCGGTTCTGTTTCCGATTGTGTGGTCGATCAAGAACATGCGGGAGGCGGCACGGACGGACGGGAAGGCGGCAGTGAATTTGATGAAGCTGACTTTGTTTCGGCATTACTACATTGTGGTTATCTGCTACATTTACTTCACTAGGGTTGTCGTGTATGCTCTTGAGGCCATCACCTCCTATCGGTATCTTTGGACCAGTGTGGTGGCTGGAGAGTTGGCGACATTGGCATTTTATGTGTTCACTGGGTATAAGTTCAAGCCTGAGGCGCACAATCCATATTTTGTGGTAGATGATGAGGAGGAAGAAGCTGCGGCTGAAGCTTTGAAGCTTGAAgatgaatttgaattgtaa